From the genome of Aspergillus fumigatus Af293 chromosome 1, whole genome shotgun sequence, one region includes:
- a CDS encoding putative amino acid permease, whose product MGVEADSKLPDRSSSAQSKEDVDPETGSIQEGEGLDRLGYKQELHRNRSVLTLLFQTLAIAAIPYGEGSPLLNAIYGGGPLSIFVGWIMVCVLDECVALSLAELASRWPTSAGPYYWSFQISRSSKTVLSFINGWIWLVGNWTITLSVNFGFASLVSATVSMYHPGWAATDWQLLLIFYAICIGSFFICTFGNRYLPQVDIACATFTALTILISLIALSVKADAGRHSAAYALGHYDESLSGWGGFTFFIGLLPAAYTFSAIGMVSSMAEECAHPAVHVPRAISLCVPVGGLAGIFFILPICFTLPPLKDVLTAPAAQALPYIFHRVMGSPGGALALTTLVLVITLFCSISITVAASRSTWAFARDDAIPLASLWARVDPRLGVPVWSLLLLTVIQMLLGLINLGSSSAFTAFVSVGVIALAVAYAIPIFLSLRHGRTEVSKALWNCGPVVGPIVNIVALCWIGFELVLFSMPTVLPVTRVSMNYASVVFVGFLAIAAAWYAVYARKCEFAVCFAYLWDVCSFVVRSL is encoded by the coding sequence ATGGGTGTCGAAGCAGATTCCAAACTACCCGATCGGTCCAGCAGTGcgcagagcaaggaagatgtTGATCCTGAGACCGGCAGCATCCAGGAAGGCGAAGGACTCGACCGTCTAGGGTACAAGCAGGAGCTCCATCGGAACCGCTCCGTTCTCACTTTGCTCTTCCAGACCCTGGCCATTGCTGCCATTCCCTACGGAGAGGGAAGTCCTCTACTCAATGCCATCTACGGCGGGGGTCCTCTGTCGATCTTCGTCGGCTGGATCATGGTCTGTGTTCTCGATGAATGTGTAGCGTTGTCCTTGGCTGAGCTCGCATCTCGCTGGCCGACCTCTGCAGGCCCTTACTATTGGTCGTTTCAGATTTCAAGGAGCTCCAAGACGGTGCTATCGTTTATCAACGGTTGGATCTGGCTGGTCGGCAACTGGACCATCACGCTTTCCGTCAACTTTGGCTTCGCATCGCTGGTCTCGGCCACCGTCTCGATGTACCATCCGGGCTGGGCCGCTACGGACTGGCAGCTCCTGTTAATCTTTTACGCCATCTGCATAGGTTCGTTCTTCATCTGCACGTTTGGCAACCGCTACCTTCCCCAGGTCGACATCGCGTGTGCCACCTTCACCGCActcaccatcctcatcagtCTCATTGCATTGTCCGTCAAGGCCGACGCAGGCAGACACAGCGCGGCCTACGCTTTGGGCCACTACGATGAGAGCCTCTCTGGCTGGGGCGGCTTCACCTTCTTTATCGGACTTTTACCCGCCGCCTACACGTTCTCTGCCATCGGCATGGTCTCCTCCATGGCAGAGGAGTGTGCCCATCCCGCAGTCCACGTGCCCCGGGCCATCAGCCTTTGCGTCCCCGTCGGAGGTCTGGCgggcatcttcttcatcctccccatCTGTTTCACTCTACCTCCACTGAAAGACGTCCTTACGGCCCCCGCCGCCCAGGCCCTTCCCTACATCTTTCACCGGGTCATGGGCAGCCCCGGCGGCGCCCTCGCGCTGACCaccctcgtcctcgtcatcacgCTCTTCTGCTCCATCAGTATTACCGTAGCCGCCTCGCGCTCCACCTGGGCCTTCGCCCGCGACGATGCCATTCCGCTCGCCAGCCTCTGGGCCCGCGTCGACCCCCGCCTAGGGGTCCCCGTCTGGTCCCTCCTCCTACTCACCGTCATCCAGATGCTTCTCGGTCTCATCAACCTCGGCAGCTCCAGCGCCTTTACCGCCTTTGTCTCCGTCGGCGTCATCGCTCTCGCCGTCGCCTACGCCATCCccatcttcctcagcctccgGCACGGCCGCACAGAGGTCTCCAAGGCCCTGTGGAACTGTGGGCCCGTCGTCGGTCCCATCGTCAACATCGTGGCCCTGTGCTGGATCGGCTTCGAACTAGTCTTGTTCAGCATGCCGACCGTACTGCCCGTTACGAGGGTCTCGATGAATTATGCGTCCGTCGTCTTTGTGGGTTTCCTGGCCATCGCGGCCGCTTGGTATGCTGTATATGCACGGAAATGTGAGTTTGCTGTCTGCTTCGCGTATCTATGGGACGTTTGCTCATTCGTTGTCCGCTCCCTGTAG